Part of the Flavobacterium okayamense genome, ATTTTTCCCCATTTAGCCTTAGATTCAATTGTAAGGTTATTTATTCTGTTTATAATTTCTTGATTATCTGCTGGGTTAAAAATTGATTTCATAATTTATTTTTTTGTTGCGATTAAGCTAAATAACATTGGAATTTTATTATCCATATGTTTGATCCTAAATTTCCCTTTTTCAAATTCTATCGTTTCGTTGAAGCAATTATAAGGTGAATAATCATATTCTTTAAAGTGTTGAATTTGGAGCCCTTGATTAATTAAACTTGAAAAAACTTCTGAGAGTGAATGATTCCAACCAATGTAATCTGTTTTTATATCAGCCTCTTTATTGGCATAAGTTCCAGTGTATTCTTCAATAATTGGTTTTTCATTATGATAATGATATTTTATTTCTTTAAAATCATCATCAAACATCCAAAGCACAGGATGAAATTCAATAAAAATTAATTTTCCACCAGTTTTTAAACTTTTTGAAATTACGTTAGCCCATTTATCTAAGTCGGGTAACCAACCAATTGTTCCGTAACTTGTGTAAACAATATCAAATTGTTCGTTTATGTGTTCTAAAGTATCGTAAACATTACAACAAATAAATTTAGTATCAAGGTTTAAAGCTGAATTTATCTTTTTGGCTTCATCTATTGCTTTATCCGATAAATCGATTCCTGTAACTTTTGCGCCCATTCGAGCCATAGAAATAGAATCTTGACCAAAATGACACTGCAAATGTAAAATTGATTTATTAGTTATATCTCCAAGTATTTCTTGGTCAACTTCGGGCAATGAATTTTTTCCTTTTAAAAATTCTTTTTGGTTATAAAAATCTGAAGCCAAATGAACCGGAACTTTATTGTTCCAAGTTTGTTTGTTGATTTCAAAGTAATCTTGATTTTTCATTTGAATATAAAATCGTAATTTTGCAATCAAATTTAATTATTAAAGCAATGCAAGACGGAATTTACGCAAAATTTAATACACCAAAAGGCAGTATTTTGGTAAAATTAACTCACGATAAAACACCTGGGACTGTTGGAAACTTTGTTGGTTTAGCAGAAGGTCAATTAGAAAACGATGCAAAACCAATGGGAAAACCATATTATGATGGTTTAAAATTCCATAGAGTTATTCCAGATTTTATGATTCAAGGAGGGTGCCCTCAAGGAACTGGAGTTGGTGGACCTGGATATCAGTTTGACGATGAGTTTCATCCAGAATTAAAGCACAATGGACCTGGAGTATTATCAATGGCTAATGCAGGACCAGGAACTAATGGTTCACAGTTCTTTATTACGCACGTTGAAACAAGTTGGTTAGATGGAAAACATACGGTTTTTGGACACGTTGTAGAAGGACAAGATGTTGTTGATGCCGTTGCACAAGGCGATACTATTGAATCTATTGAGATTGTTAGAGTTGGAGAGGAAGCTAAAAACTGGAATGCTATTGAAGCTTTCAGAAAATTTGAAGGTTCTCGTGAGCAACGTTTAGCTGATGAAAAAAGATTAGCCGAAGAAGCTTTAGAAAAATTAGCAGCTGGTTTTCAAAAAACTGAAAGTGGTTTGCGTTACCAAATTATACAAAAAGGTAGTGGTAAACAAGCTGAAAAAGGTAAAAAAGTATCAGTTCATTATCAAGGAGCATTAGATAACGGACAAGTTTTTGATTCTTCATACAAAAGAAAACAACCAATTGATTTCACCTTAGGTGTTGGTCAAGTAATTGAAGGTTGGGACGAAGGAATTTCTTTATTAAAAGTTGGTGATAAAGCTCGTTTTGTTATTCCTTCGTATTTAGGTTATGGAAGTAGAGGAGCTGGTGGCGTTATTCCTCCAAATGCAACATTAGTATTCGATGTAGAATTAATGGACGTGAAATAGTTTTTAAACTAACTCTATAAAATAAAATATATCCCAAAACTTAATGTTTTGGGATTTTTTTATGATAAAAAATTATATTTTTACACAAAACCAATCAAAAAATGAAAACAAAATTATTAAGTACCATAGCTATTGCAGCTTTGTTAGCGTCATGTTCTTCGAGTAAAAAAACAGTAGAAGCAACTGAAGCAAAACAAATTAAATTGACTCCAGAATTGGCTGAAGGAAAAACTTTATTTGAAAACAATTGTGGAAAATGCCATAAATTATTCAGTCCAGATGATTTTACGAAAGAAGAATGGGA contains:
- a CDS encoding class I SAM-dependent methyltransferase — encoded protein: MKNQDYFEINKQTWNNKVPVHLASDFYNQKEFLKGKNSLPEVDQEILGDITNKSILHLQCHFGQDSISMARMGAKVTGIDLSDKAIDEAKKINSALNLDTKFICCNVYDTLEHINEQFDIVYTSYGTIGWLPDLDKWANVISKSLKTGGKLIFIEFHPVLWMFDDDFKEIKYHYHNEKPIIEEYTGTYANKEADIKTDYIGWNHSLSEVFSSLINQGLQIQHFKEYDYSPYNCFNETIEFEKGKFRIKHMDNKIPMLFSLIATKK
- a CDS encoding peptidylprolyl isomerase produces the protein MQDGIYAKFNTPKGSILVKLTHDKTPGTVGNFVGLAEGQLENDAKPMGKPYYDGLKFHRVIPDFMIQGGCPQGTGVGGPGYQFDDEFHPELKHNGPGVLSMANAGPGTNGSQFFITHVETSWLDGKHTVFGHVVEGQDVVDAVAQGDTIESIEIVRVGEEAKNWNAIEAFRKFEGSREQRLADEKRLAEEALEKLAAGFQKTESGLRYQIIQKGSGKQAEKGKKVSVHYQGALDNGQVFDSSYKRKQPIDFTLGVGQVIEGWDEGISLLKVGDKARFVIPSYLGYGSRGAGGVIPPNATLVFDVELMDVK
- a CDS encoding cytochrome c; the encoded protein is MKTKLLSTIAIAALLASCSSSKKTVEATEAKQIKLTPELAEGKTLFENNCGKCHKLFSPDDFTKEEWEPIVSRMQKKAKITDEQRDLVYNYLVMNK